A genome region from Manihot esculenta cultivar AM560-2 chromosome 5, M.esculenta_v8, whole genome shotgun sequence includes the following:
- the LOC110615387 gene encoding U-box domain-containing protein 15, which yields MDGEEEGIESNEPCSRDGSELVKEISNIIESVAQFGDYRKTHKKDCFGLVRRMKLLLPLLEEIRDCDAPISDKGIACLSNLKKALILARKLLKVCNEGSKINLAVESEAFMMKFRKVNEKLCQALECVPFDEFGISDDVQDQVDFMRVQLRRAKGRTDTQDIELAMDMMVVLSKNDHRNADIAIIERLAKKLDLHTVEELKNETIAIRNLVKERGGQVHNSESLEQIVDLLNKFKEIIGMEITDVFGNPAMTRTLEKCASLVIPHEFLCPITLEIMTDPVIIASGQTYERESIQKWFNSNHRTCPKTRQTLAHMSVAPNFALRNLILQWCEENKFHLPPKADCASSSSYVHSEEICSLVRDLSSTKLERQRQAVIKIRMLSKESSENRILIANNGGILPLVQILSYPDSRLQEHTVTALLNLSIDETNKRLIAEEGAIPIIIEILQNGSVEARENSAAALFSLSMLDENKITVGLSNGIPPLVELLQNGTVRGKKDAILALFNLSLNHSNKARAIDDGIIPPLLQLLKDRNLHMIDEALSILLLLVSHPEGRSSIGQLSFIESLVEFIKNGTPKNKECATSVLLELGLKNSSFILAALQYGVYEHLAEIQINGTNRAQRKANALIQLMSRTEQI from the exons ATGGATGGAGAGGAGGAAGGAATTGAATCGAATGAACCGTGCTCACGAGATGGAAGTGAACTTGTTAAAGAGATATCCAACATCATTGAATCTGTTGCTCAGTTCGGAGATTATCGAAAAACGCATAAGAAAGATTGCTTTGGCCTGGTTAGGCGTATGAAACTTCTTTTGCCACTTCTTGAGGAGATCAGGGATTGTGATGCGCCAATTtcagataagggtattgcttgTTTGAGTAATTTAAAGAAGGCTTTGATTCTGGCGAGGAAGCTGTTAAAAGTTTGCAACGAGGGAAGCAAGATTAATCTG GCTGTGGAGAGCGAGGCTTTTATGATGAAATTTCGCAAAGTCAATGAAAAATTATGTCAAGCTCTGGAATGTGTACCTTTCGATGAATTTGGGATTTCTGATGATGTGCAAGACCAG GTGGATTTCATGAGGGTGCAGCTTAGACGAGCAAAAGGGAGAACAGATACTCAGGATATAGAACTTGCGATGGATATGATGGTGGTACTTTCCAAAAATGATCATCGGAATGCTGACATTGCTATAATAGAAAGGCTAGCAAAAAAGCTAGATTTACATACTGTTGAAGAACTGAAAAATGAAACCATTGCCATAAGGAATCTTGTTAAAGAAAGAGGTGGTCAAGTCCACAATTCAGAGAGTCTCGAGCAAATCGTTGATCTTCTGAACAAATTCAAAGAGATTATAGGAATGGAAATTACTGATGTTTTTGGTAATCCTGCTATGACTAGAACGTTGGAGAAGTGCGCATCTTTAGTCATTCCCCATGAATTCCTTTGTCCAATCACACTAGAAATAATGACAGATCCGGTTATTATTGCATCTGGACAG ACATATGAAAGGGAAAGCATACAGAAGTGGTTTAACTCCAATCACCGCACCTGTCCAAAGACGAGACAAACTCTGGCTCACATGTCAGTTGCACCAAATTTTGCCCTTAGAAACCTAATCTTGCAATGGTGTGAGGAGAACAAATTTCATCTCCCCCCAAAAGCTGATTGTGCATCTTCTTCGAGCTATGTGCACAGTGAGGAAATCTGCTCTTTAGTTAGGGACCTATCCTCTACAAAGTTGGAAAGGCAGAGGCAGGCTGTGATAAAGATTCGAATGCTCTCCAAAGAGAGTTCTGAGAACAGAATCTTGATTGCCAACAATGGAGGAATACTGCCATTAGTTCAAATTCTGTCCTACCCAGATTCTAGACTTCAAGAGCATACTGTGACAGCTTTGTTGAATTTATCAATTGATGAGACTAACAAGAGACTCATAGCTGAAGAAGGAGCTATTCCAATTATCATAGAAATTCTGCAGAATGGTAGTGTAGAGGCTAGGGAGAATTCTGCAGCAGCTTTGTTCAGCTTATCTATGCTTGATGAGAACAAGATAACCGTGGGGCTATCAAATGGCATCCCACCATTAGTAGAATTGTTACAGAATGGGACAGTGAGAGGTAAAAAAGACGCTATCCTTGCACTTTTTAACTTATCTCTCAACCATTCAAATAAGGCTAGAGCCATTGATGATGGTATAATTCCACCCTTACTCCAGTTGCTCAAGGACAGAAACTTGCATATGATTGATGAAGCCCTCTCGATCCTGTTGCTTCTTGTATCACATCCTGAGGGACGAAGTTCGATTGGGCAGCTCTCATTCATTGAAAGCCTTGTAGAATTCATAAAAAATGGCACCCCCAAGAACAAGGAATGTGCAACATCAGTCCTCCTTGAGTTGGGGTTAAAAAACTCATCTTTCATACTTGCTGCACTTCAGTATGGTGTATATGAGCATTTAGCTGAGATCCAAATAAACGGAACTAATAGAGCACAGAGAAAGGCAAATGCTCTTATACAACTTATGAGCAGGACCGAACAAATTTGA